A window of the Paraburkholderia sp. ZP32-5 genome harbors these coding sequences:
- a CDS encoding Rieske 2Fe-2S domain-containing protein — protein MIAVKNSWHPVAHAVDLPMRHVFHGELHGVELALWRADDGRVNAWENRCPHRSVRLTLGVNTGGQLRCQYHGWQYRSDDGRCTVIPASSHMAPPNSLCARPFATAEADGFVWVSLFDEHVGTEAIPRVTRLPVSLRCMPINAPLTDVKAGLMECTEYDRTTTAAGDRDEHDGNGIALALRSSGGVSNVHFWLQPANGNRTIVHGSAEPGGMTEIEVQRTHNRLLNQLRARIENRIASISGSSHTAPVRQPAIIPVIPVRSSASFNHALFQATVTRRWTAAQDIVAFSLAPPAGRPIAFDAGAHIDVCTPSGLTRQYSLVNTPDERDQFVIGVKLEPSSRGGSQSLHDSVRVGDVLTVSAPKNHFRLIQGKGGILIAGGIGITPILAMGSALQHAHLRYALHYFARGDEHIAFRDRLSNLSSAHIHTGLDVDGTRNAVDVALSKATPGADIYVCGPRPLIDLVRERAACNDALGLKVHFELFANQVSHSTDKAFKVRLRRSAMEFTVPAGVTLADALKARGIPTSTSCEQGVCGTCRTAVCDGEPDHRDVYLSDQERNSGTCLMPCVSRSRSELLVLDL, from the coding sequence ATGATTGCAGTAAAGAACTCGTGGCATCCGGTCGCGCACGCCGTCGACCTGCCGATGCGCCACGTTTTTCACGGAGAACTACACGGGGTCGAGCTTGCGTTATGGCGCGCGGATGACGGCCGCGTCAATGCGTGGGAGAACCGTTGCCCGCACCGAAGCGTCCGCCTCACGCTCGGCGTCAATACCGGCGGCCAGTTACGGTGCCAATATCACGGCTGGCAATATCGAAGCGACGACGGCCGCTGCACGGTTATTCCGGCCTCCTCGCACATGGCGCCGCCGAATAGCCTGTGTGCCCGTCCGTTCGCGACGGCTGAGGCAGATGGCTTCGTGTGGGTCAGCCTGTTCGATGAACATGTTGGCACCGAGGCGATACCGCGAGTGACGAGGCTGCCCGTATCGCTACGCTGCATGCCGATCAATGCGCCTCTCACGGATGTCAAAGCCGGGTTGATGGAATGCACCGAATACGATCGGACCACTACTGCTGCTGGAGATCGCGACGAGCACGACGGTAATGGCATCGCCCTCGCCTTGCGCTCATCTGGCGGCGTAAGCAACGTCCATTTCTGGCTCCAACCCGCGAACGGGAATCGCACCATCGTTCATGGGTCGGCTGAGCCTGGCGGCATGACGGAGATTGAAGTACAGCGTACGCACAACCGCCTGCTCAATCAGCTGCGTGCACGGATAGAAAACCGTATCGCTTCGATATCGGGTTCTTCCCATACCGCGCCTGTTCGACAACCGGCAATTATTCCGGTTATTCCGGTGCGCTCCAGCGCGTCGTTCAACCATGCACTGTTCCAGGCAACCGTCACACGGCGATGGACCGCAGCACAGGATATCGTCGCGTTCAGCCTCGCTCCGCCTGCCGGGCGACCCATTGCTTTCGACGCGGGCGCACACATCGATGTCTGTACACCGAGCGGTCTGACGCGCCAGTACTCGCTCGTCAACACGCCGGACGAACGCGACCAGTTCGTGATCGGCGTCAAGCTCGAGCCCTCGTCACGCGGAGGATCTCAATCGTTGCACGACTCGGTGCGCGTTGGCGATGTGCTGACCGTGTCCGCACCCAAAAACCACTTCAGGCTGATTCAAGGCAAAGGCGGCATTCTCATTGCGGGCGGAATCGGCATCACGCCTATCCTGGCAATGGGTTCAGCGTTGCAGCATGCTCACCTGCGCTACGCGCTTCATTATTTCGCGCGAGGTGACGAGCACATTGCTTTTCGCGATCGCCTGAGCAACTTGTCCTCTGCACATATCCACACCGGCCTGGATGTGGATGGAACGCGTAACGCGGTCGACGTCGCGCTGAGCAAGGCCACGCCAGGCGCCGACATCTATGTATGCGGCCCCCGGCCGCTCATCGATCTGGTCCGCGAGCGCGCGGCCTGTAACGACGCGTTGGGCCTCAAAGTCCACTTCGAACTGTTCGCCAATCAGGTATCGCACAGCACGGATAAAGCCTTCAAGGTCCGCCTGCGGCGCTCCGCGATGGAGTTCACCGTGCCCGCCGGCGTCACGCTCGCCGACGCGTTGAAAGCCCGTGGCATCCCCACATCGACGTCGTGCGAACAGGGTGTGTGCGGCACGTGTCGCACGGCCGTGTGCGATGGCGAGCCTGATCATCGCGATGTCTATCTCTCCGACCAGGAGCGCAACAGCGGCACGTGCCTGATGCCATGCGTATCCCGCAGCCGTTCCGAGCTGCTCGTTCTCGATCTCTAG
- a CDS encoding glutathione S-transferase family protein — translation MITLYDYELSGNCYKLRLLMNMLGVEYRKVGVEFFPAKEHRSDAFLALNPLGQLPVLDDDGFVIRDAQAILSYVAARYDESGQWYPTTDPRRLAEVNMWLAFADGMTGTASAARLADVFNYDIDVARARAGAHVLFRILDEHLWFSLRHGGGWICGGNHPTVADIACFPYVALSDEGGISLIDYPSLRQWTDRVKRLPGFIVMAGVFEASPLQKNS, via the coding sequence ATGATCACCCTGTACGACTATGAACTGTCCGGCAACTGCTACAAGCTGCGACTTTTGATGAACATGCTGGGCGTCGAATACCGCAAGGTCGGCGTTGAATTCTTCCCAGCTAAAGAACATAGAAGCGACGCTTTCCTTGCACTCAATCCACTCGGGCAGCTTCCCGTCCTCGACGACGACGGCTTTGTGATTCGCGATGCACAGGCCATCTTGAGCTACGTTGCCGCGCGCTACGACGAGAGCGGTCAGTGGTATCCGACAACGGACCCTCGACGGCTCGCCGAGGTCAACATGTGGCTTGCTTTCGCGGATGGCATGACGGGCACCGCATCCGCCGCGCGATTAGCCGACGTTTTCAATTACGACATCGACGTCGCCAGGGCGCGCGCCGGTGCTCATGTGCTGTTCCGCATTCTGGACGAGCATCTGTGGTTTTCGCTGCGGCACGGCGGGGGTTGGATATGTGGTGGCAATCATCCGACTGTTGCCGACATCGCCTGTTTTCCGTATGTCGCGCTGTCCGATGAGGGCGGGATATCGCTGATCGACTATCCGTCGCTTAGACAATGGACTGACCGCGTCAAGCGCCTGCCGGGATTCATCGTGATGGCCGGCGTATTCGAAGCATCCCCGCTGCAGAAAAATTCGTAA
- a CDS encoding nucleobase:cation symporter-2 family protein, whose protein sequence is MPADSRAAVDELLPVGRLTLLGMQHVMVMYAGAIAVPLIMGMALKLPREQVAYLISVDLFVSGLITLVQSIGVRWFGIKLPIMMGVSFTGVGPMIAIATNPNLGLLGIYGSMIFSGIFGILMAPVMAKLLRFFPPVVIGTEILVVGLCLMGVSANWAAGGLGNPHFGSPDQIGMSFLVLAVILAITKYFSGFVRNIAVLLGIVFGMTIAATTGTIDFSSVRGAAWFGVVLPFHFGVPKFDFWAIATMSIVMLVTFIEATGMFVAVGEMVGKEIDEKQMIKGFRADGLGTLLGAIFNIFPYTSYAENVGLVSITGVRSRWVCAMGGGILMLLGLFPKLSALVASVPASVLGGAGLIMFGMITACGVRMLANVDFAHNHFNAYIVAISVSVGMLPVVNPDFFARFPSQLAPLLHSSILLAAVTAVILNLFFNILAGSKAEKSALPGLEGLQQ, encoded by the coding sequence ATCCCAGCCGATTCCCGTGCTGCTGTCGACGAACTACTGCCGGTCGGCCGGCTGACCTTGCTCGGCATGCAACATGTGATGGTGATGTATGCCGGCGCGATCGCCGTCCCGTTGATCATGGGCATGGCATTGAAGCTGCCTAGAGAACAAGTGGCCTATCTGATCAGCGTCGACCTGTTTGTCTCCGGCCTGATTACGCTGGTTCAGTCCATTGGCGTACGCTGGTTCGGGATAAAGCTGCCGATCATGATGGGCGTGTCCTTCACCGGGGTCGGGCCGATGATTGCGATTGCGACCAATCCGAATCTGGGTCTGTTGGGCATCTATGGATCAATGATCTTTTCCGGCATTTTCGGCATTCTGATGGCACCGGTGATGGCGAAGCTGCTGCGCTTTTTCCCACCCGTTGTGATCGGTACCGAAATTCTGGTCGTCGGTCTGTGCCTGATGGGCGTGAGCGCGAACTGGGCCGCCGGCGGATTGGGTAATCCGCATTTCGGAAGTCCGGACCAGATCGGCATGTCCTTTCTCGTGCTCGCGGTGATTCTCGCGATTACCAAATACTTCAGCGGCTTCGTGCGCAACATCGCGGTGCTTCTGGGTATCGTGTTCGGTATGACGATCGCGGCAACGACAGGCACGATAGATTTTTCATCCGTGCGGGGCGCCGCGTGGTTCGGTGTCGTACTGCCTTTTCACTTCGGCGTTCCGAAGTTCGACTTCTGGGCAATCGCCACGATGTCGATCGTGATGCTGGTGACGTTCATCGAAGCGACGGGCATGTTCGTCGCGGTCGGGGAGATGGTCGGCAAGGAGATCGACGAAAAGCAGATGATCAAGGGTTTCCGCGCGGATGGGCTGGGCACGCTGCTGGGCGCCATTTTCAATATCTTCCCCTACACCTCGTATGCGGAAAACGTCGGGCTCGTCAGTATCACCGGTGTGCGGAGCCGCTGGGTGTGTGCGATGGGCGGCGGCATTCTGATGCTGCTCGGTCTGTTTCCGAAGCTGTCCGCGCTGGTTGCATCGGTACCCGCCAGCGTGCTCGGCGGTGCGGGGCTGATCATGTTCGGCATGATTACCGCGTGCGGCGTGAGGATGCTGGCCAATGTCGATTTTGCGCATAACCATTTCAATGCGTACATCGTCGCCATCAGCGTCAGCGTCGGGATGCTGCCCGTCGTCAATCCCGATTTCTTTGCCAGGTTTCCGTCCCAATTGGCGCCGCTATTGCACAGCAGTATCCTGCTCGCTGCCGTGACTGCCGTGATCCTGAATCTGTTCTTCAATATATTGGCCGGCTCGAAAGCGGAGAAGTCCGCGCTACCCGGTCTCGAAGGATTGCAGCAGTAG
- a CDS encoding LysR family transcriptional regulator, producing MHNLDLKSLMVFSTLLKECNVTRAAEQLNMTQSAVSHTLARLREIFRDPLFVPMGRGITPTPRALELAEPLQHALRAMDVLVQPAAAFNPKDFVGTFHIATTDYIGFILLPLLVKRLEEVAPGVEMNIRPLKPHDDLELLKSGELDLILWNEGTAPDNYYVQKLFSDRLKSIVRVGHPAINGSLSLEQFRAGRHLRVNSSYGAVKEAIDQHYEGASAKMAVTIPHFLLAHILVSQTNLIGMIAELTAQRIVGEIPLQVLEPPVDMKPFTVSQVWHARRNSSPSHRWVRGEIVAIASEIRSTQQTP from the coding sequence TTGCACAATCTCGATTTGAAATCACTGATGGTGTTTTCGACGTTGCTGAAAGAATGCAACGTTACCCGTGCGGCCGAACAGCTGAACATGACGCAGTCAGCGGTGAGCCACACGCTGGCGAGGCTGCGGGAAATTTTCCGGGACCCGCTGTTCGTACCGATGGGCCGAGGTATTACGCCGACACCTCGTGCCCTCGAACTGGCGGAACCCTTGCAACATGCTCTGCGTGCCATGGACGTGCTGGTGCAACCGGCGGCCGCTTTCAACCCGAAAGATTTCGTGGGTACGTTTCACATCGCCACGACCGACTACATCGGTTTCATTCTTTTGCCGCTGCTGGTCAAACGTCTGGAAGAAGTGGCACCCGGTGTCGAGATGAATATCCGGCCCTTGAAGCCTCACGACGACCTGGAGTTGCTGAAGAGCGGCGAACTCGATCTGATTTTGTGGAACGAGGGAACGGCGCCCGATAACTACTACGTGCAGAAGCTGTTTTCGGACCGCCTGAAGTCGATCGTGCGGGTTGGCCACCCTGCGATCAACGGGAGCCTGTCACTCGAACAGTTCCGCGCCGGCCGGCATCTACGAGTTAACAGCAGCTACGGCGCGGTGAAAGAGGCCATCGATCAACACTACGAAGGCGCCAGTGCAAAAATGGCAGTGACGATTCCGCACTTTTTGCTCGCGCACATTCTCGTGTCGCAGACCAATCTGATCGGGATGATCGCCGAGTTGACGGCCCAGCGCATTGTCGGCGAAATACCGCTGCAGGTGCTCGAACCACCGGTCGACATGAAGCCGTTCACCGTGTCTCAGGTATGGCACGCCCGTCGCAATTCGTCGCCTTCCCATCGCTGGGTGCGCGGCGAGATTGTAGCGATCGCCAGCGAAATCCGCAGTACGCAGCAGACACCGTGA
- a CDS encoding DUF2628 domain-containing protein, which produces MGAPIYLRHPGDAEAVAVATGFSWGALLLGFIWALSKRMWFAAFVMLGVNLILFGIGFWGETADLLGFVLTIVFGVACGAYGNRWHRLTLERRGYRVE; this is translated from the coding sequence ATGGGAGCACCTATCTATTTGCGGCATCCCGGCGATGCTGAAGCCGTTGCTGTTGCGACCGGCTTTAGTTGGGGCGCGCTTTTATTGGGTTTTATCTGGGCTTTGTCGAAGCGGATGTGGTTTGCCGCATTCGTGATGCTCGGGGTCAATCTGATTCTGTTCGGTATCGGCTTTTGGGGCGAGACGGCCGATCTGCTTGGGTTCGTGCTGACTATCGTGTTTGGCGTGGCCTGCGGCGCTTATGGCAACCGGTGGCATCGGTTGACGTTGGAGCGGCGGGGTTATCGGGTGGAATAG
- a CDS encoding thioredoxin family protein, which yields MASPTAYSSQAPSRAEVDALAGATVVEFGTDWCGYCQGAQASIAQALAPHAGLRHLKIEDGPGRPLGRSFKVKLWPTLVLMRDGAEVARVVRPRSAEDIEDAFASL from the coding sequence ATGGCTTCCCCCACCGCCTATTCCTCGCAAGCCCCATCGCGCGCCGAAGTCGATGCGCTAGCCGGTGCCACCGTGGTCGAGTTTGGTACCGACTGGTGCGGTTATTGCCAGGGCGCGCAGGCCTCGATTGCCCAGGCGCTCGCGCCGCACGCCGGGCTGCGGCATCTGAAGATCGAGGATGGCCCCGGCCGGCCGCTCGGCCGGTCATTCAAGGTCAAGCTATGGCCGACGCTGGTGCTGATGCGCGACGGCGCCGAAGTCGCGCGCGTGGTGCGGCCGCGCAGCGCCGAAGATATCGAGGATGCGTTCGCTTCGCTTTGA
- a CDS encoding secondary thiamine-phosphate synthase enzyme YjbQ: MRQAIHHLIVRARNRGLVEFTDDVRRFVAAQGIRTGLLTLFCRHTSASLLIQENADPSVRRDLEHYFASIAPEDAERYEHDTEGLDDMPAHLRTALTQVQLSVPVEDGRMVLGTWQGLYLFEHRRHTQPRDIVLHLLGE, translated from the coding sequence ATGCGCCAGGCCATCCATCATCTGATTGTTCGGGCCCGCAATCGCGGGCTGGTCGAATTTACCGACGACGTGCGCCGTTTCGTCGCCGCTCAGGGCATCCGTACCGGGCTGCTGACGCTGTTCTGCCGCCATACCTCGGCGTCGCTGCTGATTCAGGAGAATGCCGACCCGTCGGTGCGCCGCGACCTGGAACACTACTTCGCGAGCATCGCGCCCGAAGACGCCGAACGCTACGAGCACGACACCGAGGGCCTCGACGACATGCCCGCGCATCTGCGCACCGCGCTCACGCAGGTGCAGTTGTCGGTGCCGGTCGAAGACGGGCGGATGGTGCTCGGCACCTGGCAGGGGTTGTACCTGTTCGAGCATCGCCGGCACACGCAGCCTCGCGATATCGTGCTGCATCTGCTTGGCGAATGA
- a CDS encoding class I fructose-bisphosphate aldolase: MDTRSELQATVTAMVQPGKGLLAADESGPTIAKRFKTIGLESSEENRRAYRNLLLSTPGLGEFVSGVILYEETLGQKADDGTPFPQLAAANGVVPGIKVDLGKVPLALSPGDEITEGLDGLAKRFVDYKRQGARFAKWRAVYNITASLPGWAAIEANAESLARYAAISQEAGIVPIVEPEVLMDGEHTIGRCAEVTEAVLHEVFHALHRHRVVLEHILLKPSMVLAGSEHQQQSTTADIAAATVRVLKRTVPAAVPGIVFLSGGQSPEEATANLDAMNRLGALPWNLSFSYGRALQEPPLQAWRGQAGNVKEAQQALLKRARLNGAAALGKYEAQMEKG, from the coding sequence ATGGACACCCGTAGCGAGCTGCAAGCCACCGTCACCGCGATGGTTCAACCCGGCAAGGGTCTTCTCGCCGCCGACGAAAGCGGCCCGACCATCGCCAAACGCTTCAAGACGATCGGCCTCGAATCGAGTGAGGAAAACCGCCGCGCCTATCGCAATCTGTTGCTGTCGACGCCCGGTCTCGGCGAATTCGTCAGCGGCGTGATCCTGTACGAGGAAACGCTCGGCCAGAAAGCGGACGACGGCACGCCGTTCCCGCAACTCGCCGCCGCCAACGGCGTCGTGCCGGGCATCAAGGTCGACCTCGGCAAGGTGCCGCTCGCGCTGTCGCCCGGCGATGAAATCACCGAAGGGCTCGACGGCCTCGCCAAACGCTTCGTCGATTACAAACGCCAGGGCGCGCGTTTCGCGAAATGGCGAGCGGTGTACAACATCACCGCCAGTCTGCCGGGCTGGGCCGCGATCGAAGCGAACGCCGAATCGCTGGCGCGCTACGCGGCGATCAGCCAGGAAGCCGGCATCGTGCCGATCGTCGAACCGGAGGTGCTGATGGACGGCGAGCACACGATCGGGCGCTGCGCGGAAGTGACCGAGGCGGTGCTGCACGAGGTATTTCACGCGCTGCATCGGCATCGCGTGGTACTCGAACATATTCTGCTGAAGCCGAGCATGGTGCTGGCCGGATCGGAACATCAGCAGCAGTCGACCACCGCCGACATCGCCGCAGCAACCGTGCGGGTGCTGAAGCGCACCGTGCCCGCCGCGGTGCCGGGCATCGTATTTCTGTCCGGCGGACAGTCGCCCGAGGAAGCGACCGCGAATCTCGACGCGATGAACCGGCTCGGCGCGCTGCCGTGGAATCTGAGCTTCTCGTACGGCCGTGCGTTGCAGGAGCCGCCGTTGCAGGCCTGGCGCGGTCAGGCAGGTAACGTGAAGGAAGCGCAGCAGGCGCTGTTGAAGCGCGCGCGGCTCAATGGCGCGGCGGCCTTGGGCAAGTATGAAGCGCAGATGGAGAAAGGCTGA